The Frankiales bacterium genome has a window encoding:
- a CDS encoding DUF721 domain-containing protein, translating to MTEREEPSGTDAADATDAATGTDGADTAGPTGADAAKEALARARAASRAAGAAARPGARRRPEDREQRSGARPDGRDPLTLGDSVQRLLRERGWEQPTAAGGLTGRWAEIVGPDVAEHVRVETFEPAPDGRGLLLVLRADSSAWATTLQYMLPTLRTRIDAELGAGAVRDISVLGPAAPSWRHGRLHVKGRGPRDTYG from the coding sequence GTGACTGAGCGCGAGGAACCTTCCGGCACGGACGCCGCGGACGCCACCGACGCCGCGACCGGCACGGACGGCGCGGACACGGCGGGCCCCACCGGTGCGGACGCGGCGAAGGAGGCGCTGGCGCGGGCCCGGGCGGCCAGCCGCGCCGCCGGTGCCGCCGCGCGCCCGGGGGCCCGGCGTCGTCCCGAGGACCGCGAGCAGCGCAGCGGCGCCCGGCCGGACGGGCGCGACCCGCTCACCCTCGGCGACTCGGTGCAGCGGCTGCTGCGCGAGCGCGGCTGGGAGCAGCCGACCGCGGCCGGGGGCCTCACCGGCCGCTGGGCGGAGATCGTGGGGCCGGACGTCGCCGAGCACGTGCGGGTGGAGACCTTCGAGCCCGCGCCCGACGGGCGCGGGCTGCTGCTCGTGCTGCGCGCGGACTCCAGCGCCTGGGCCACCACGCTGCAGTACATGCTCCCCACGCTGCGCACCCGCATCGACGCCGAGCTCGGCGCCGGCGCGGTGCGCGACATCAGCGTGCTCGGCCCGGCGGCGCCCTCCTGGCGGCACGGGCGGCTGCACGTGAAGGGCCGGGGCCCGCGCGACACCTACGGCTGA
- the recF gene encoding DNA replication/repair protein RecF gives MHVTALSLTDFRSYAQVDLELRPGVTSFLGRNGQGKTNLVEALGYVATLGSHRVATDAPLVRTGAERAVVRAAITRDVRSALVEIEINPGRANRARINRSPVPRPREVLGLLRTVLFAPEDLALVKGDPSERRRFLDDLVVARAPRMAGVRADYERVLKQRNALLKTAYGARRGGSSAAEVMHTLEVWDSHLVAAGAELLAARIELVGALGPLVASAYDAVSAGAGPAGLEYSSSLGAGPAAPDGVSALPPDRAVLAEVMAARIEERRRDELDRGVSLVGPHRDDLVLALGPRPAKGYASHGESWSFALALRLASYELLRSDGSESAEPVLVLDDVFSELDAGRRDRLAALVSSAEQVLVTAAVEADVPAALDGDRVTVAEGTVRRD, from the coding sequence GTGCACGTCACCGCCCTCTCGCTCACCGACTTCCGCAGCTACGCCCAGGTCGACCTCGAGCTGCGGCCCGGCGTCACCTCGTTCCTCGGCCGTAACGGCCAGGGCAAGACGAACCTGGTCGAGGCCCTCGGCTACGTCGCCACGCTGGGCAGCCACCGGGTCGCCACCGACGCCCCGCTGGTGCGCACCGGCGCCGAGCGCGCCGTCGTGCGCGCCGCGATCACGCGCGACGTGCGCTCGGCGCTGGTGGAGATCGAGATCAACCCCGGCCGGGCCAACCGCGCGCGCATCAACCGCTCTCCCGTGCCGCGCCCGCGCGAGGTGCTCGGCCTGCTGCGCACGGTCCTCTTCGCCCCCGAGGACCTCGCCCTGGTGAAGGGCGACCCGTCCGAGCGGCGCCGGTTCCTCGACGACCTCGTGGTGGCCCGCGCACCGCGCATGGCCGGGGTGCGCGCGGACTACGAGCGCGTCCTCAAGCAGCGCAACGCCCTGCTCAAGACCGCCTACGGCGCGCGCCGGGGCGGATCGTCGGCGGCCGAGGTGATGCACACCCTCGAGGTGTGGGACTCCCACCTCGTGGCAGCCGGGGCCGAGCTGCTCGCGGCCCGGATCGAGCTCGTGGGCGCCCTCGGCCCGCTCGTCGCATCCGCCTACGACGCGGTGAGCGCGGGGGCCGGGCCGGCCGGCCTCGAGTACTCCTCGTCGCTGGGCGCCGGTCCCGCCGCCCCGGACGGCGTCTCAGCGCTGCCGCCGGACCGTGCGGTGCTCGCAGAGGTGATGGCCGCCCGGATCGAGGAGCGCCGCCGCGACGAGCTCGACCGCGGGGTCTCGCTCGTGGGCCCGCACCGCGACGACCTCGTGCTGGCGCTCGGCCCCCGGCCGGCGAAAGGCTATGCCTCCCATGGGGAGTCGTGGTCGTTCGCCCTCGCCCTGCGGCTCGCGTCGTACGAGCTGCTGCGCAGCGACGGCTCGGAGTCGGCCGAGCCGGTGCTCGTGCTCGACGACGTCTTCTCCGAGCTCGACGCCGGGCGCCGAGACCGGCTCGCCGCGCTGGTGTCCTCCGCCGAGCAGGTGCTGGTGACCGCGGCGGTCGAGGCCGACGTGCCCGCCGCGCTGGACGGCGACCGGGTGACGGTGGCCGAGGGCACGGTGCGCCGTGACTGA
- a CDS encoding DNA polymerase III subunit beta: MKFRLERDVLAEAVAWAARTLPSRPSMPMLAGLLVDAAPGGLTLSSFDYEVSARVAVPADVDEPGRVLVSGRLLADIARALPAAPVTLTSEGSRVEVRCGRSSFTLPTLPVEDYPTLPDMPGSSGSVEGSVFAAAVAQVAVAAGRDDTLPTLTGIRVEIADSTITLAATDRYRLAVREFTWSPEHAGLDATALIPARTLAETAKSLGHCDSVHLALASSGAGDGLMGFEGDGRRTTSRLLDGEFPKYRALLPSESASVAIVETASLVDAVKRVALVAERNTPVRLAFSDGEVELRAGAGDEAQASEAVECSIDGDPIEIAFNPQYLLDGLGALDDASTRLSFTSSTRPAVLTPGGDSGSTYRYLLMPVRLSG; this comes from the coding sequence GTGAAGTTCCGGCTCGAGCGCGACGTCCTCGCCGAAGCCGTGGCGTGGGCGGCGCGCACCCTGCCCTCGCGCCCGTCGATGCCGATGCTGGCCGGGCTCCTGGTCGACGCCGCCCCCGGCGGCCTCACGCTCTCGAGCTTCGACTACGAGGTGTCCGCCCGCGTGGCGGTGCCGGCCGACGTCGACGAGCCGGGGCGGGTGCTGGTGTCCGGCCGGCTGCTCGCCGACATCGCCCGCGCCCTGCCGGCGGCCCCGGTCACGCTCACCTCGGAGGGCAGCCGGGTCGAGGTGCGCTGCGGCCGCTCGTCGTTCACGCTCCCCACGCTGCCGGTCGAGGACTACCCCACGCTGCCGGACATGCCGGGCTCCTCGGGCTCGGTCGAGGGCTCGGTGTTCGCGGCGGCCGTGGCCCAGGTGGCCGTGGCCGCCGGGCGCGACGACACGCTGCCCACGCTCACCGGCATCCGCGTCGAGATCGCCGACTCCACGATCACGCTGGCCGCCACCGACCGCTACCGGCTCGCCGTGCGCGAGTTCACCTGGAGCCCCGAGCACGCCGGCCTCGACGCCACCGCGCTCATCCCGGCCCGCACCCTCGCCGAGACCGCGAAGTCGCTCGGCCACTGCGACTCCGTCCACCTCGCGCTGGCCAGCTCCGGCGCGGGCGACGGGCTCATGGGGTTCGAGGGCGACGGCCGGCGCACCACCTCGCGCCTGCTCGACGGCGAGTTCCCCAAGTACCGCGCGCTGCTGCCCAGCGAGTCGGCGTCCGTGGCCATCGTCGAGACCGCGTCCCTCGTCGACGCCGTCAAGCGCGTCGCCCTGGTGGCCGAGCGCAACACCCCGGTGCGCCTGGCGTTCTCCGACGGCGAGGTCGAGCTGCGCGCGGGCGCCGGCGACGAGGCCCAGGCCAGCGAGGCGGTGGAGTGCTCGATCGACGGCGACCCGATCGAGATCGCGTTCAACCCGCAGTACCTGCTCGACGGGCTCGGGGCGCTCGACGACGCCTCCACCCGTCTGTCGTTCACCTCCTCCACCCGCCCGGCGGTGCTCACGCCCGGCGGCGACTCGGGCTCCACCTACCGCTACCTGCTCATGCCGGTCCGCCTCTCGGGCTGA
- the dnaA gene encoding chromosomal replication initiator protein DnaA gives MADDDLDLTDVWSRALDSLGDTGMTPQQRAFVSLTRPLALIEDTALVAAPNEFTKDVLESKLRPLVVDALSRTVGREVRIAVTVDPAIAPALDEDATDDLADSTYADVVEPEPAPGPAAPPPVLTTPPPAVAPAPVPPAPDPVRPGTGSPGTRGEETSRLNPKYTFDTFVIGSSNRFAHAAAVAVAEQPAKAYNPLFVYGESGLGKTHLLHAIGHYARTLYAGSRVRYVSSEEFTNEFINSIRDDKAAAFQRRYRDVDVLLVDDIQFLSGKVQTQEEFFHTFNTLHNANKQIVVTSDLPPKQLQDFEDRMRSRFEWGLITDVQPPDLETRIAILRKKSAQERLSAPPEVLEFIASKISTNIRELEGALIRVTAFASLNRQPVDLPLAEVVLKDLITDQAGPEITSSIIMMQTAAYFGVSVDDLCGSSRSRVLVTARQIAMYLCRELTDLSLPKIGQAFGGRDHTTVMHADRKIRQLMAERRSLYNQVTDLTARIKSTARQA, from the coding sequence ATGGCCGACGACGACCTGGACCTCACCGACGTCTGGTCCCGGGCGCTGGACTCGCTGGGCGACACCGGCATGACCCCCCAGCAGCGCGCGTTCGTCTCGCTCACCCGGCCGCTGGCCCTCATCGAGGACACCGCGCTGGTCGCCGCGCCCAACGAGTTCACCAAGGACGTGCTCGAGAGCAAGCTGCGCCCGCTCGTGGTCGACGCGCTCTCGCGCACCGTCGGGCGCGAGGTGCGCATCGCGGTCACGGTCGACCCGGCGATCGCGCCCGCCCTCGACGAGGACGCCACCGACGACCTCGCCGACTCCACCTACGCCGACGTCGTCGAGCCCGAGCCCGCGCCCGGCCCGGCCGCGCCGCCGCCGGTGCTCACGACCCCGCCCCCGGCCGTCGCGCCGGCCCCGGTGCCCCCCGCGCCCGACCCGGTCCGTCCGGGCACCGGCTCGCCCGGCACCCGCGGCGAGGAGACCAGCAGGCTCAACCCCAAGTACACCTTCGACACCTTCGTCATCGGCTCGAGCAACCGGTTCGCCCACGCGGCCGCCGTCGCGGTGGCCGAGCAGCCGGCGAAGGCCTACAACCCGCTGTTCGTCTACGGGGAGTCCGGCCTCGGCAAGACCCACCTGCTGCACGCCATCGGCCACTACGCCCGCACCCTCTACGCGGGGTCGAGGGTGCGCTACGTGAGCTCCGAGGAGTTCACCAACGAGTTCATCAACTCCATCCGCGACGACAAGGCCGCGGCGTTCCAGCGCCGCTACCGCGACGTCGACGTCCTGCTCGTCGACGACATCCAGTTCCTGTCGGGCAAGGTGCAGACGCAGGAGGAGTTCTTCCACACGTTCAACACGCTGCACAACGCGAACAAGCAGATCGTGGTCACCAGCGACCTGCCGCCCAAGCAGCTGCAGGACTTCGAGGACCGCATGCGCTCGCGGTTCGAGTGGGGCCTCATCACCGACGTGCAGCCGCCCGACCTCGAGACCCGCATCGCCATCCTGCGCAAGAAGTCCGCGCAGGAGCGGCTCTCCGCCCCGCCTGAGGTCCTCGAGTTCATCGCCTCGAAGATCTCGACCAACATCCGCGAGCTCGAGGGCGCCCTCATCCGCGTCACCGCGTTCGCGAGCCTCAACCGCCAGCCGGTCGACCTCCCCCTCGCCGAGGTCGTGCTCAAGGACCTCATCACCGACCAGGCCGGCCCCGAGATCACCTCGTCGATCATCATGATGCAGACGGCCGCCTACTTCGGCGTCTCGGTCGACGACCTCTGCGGCTCCTCGCGCTCGCGGGTGCTCGTCACGGCGCGCCAGATCGCGATGTACCTGTGCCGGGAGCTCACCGACCTCTCGCTGCCCAAGATCGGCCAGGCCTTCGGCGGCCGCGACCACACCACCGTGATGCACGCCGACCGCAAGATCCGCCAGCTCATGGCCGAGCGTCGCTCGCTCTACAACCAGGTCACCGACCTCACCGCGCGCATCAAGAGCACCGCGCGCCAGGCCTGA
- a CDS encoding 50S ribosomal protein L34 gives MSKRTYQPNNRRRAKTHGFRLRMRTRAGRAILSARRRKGRAELSA, from the coding sequence ATGAGCAAGCGCACGTACCAGCCGAACAACCGCCGCCGGGCGAAGACCCACGGGTTCCGCCTGCGCATGCGCACCCGCGCCGGCCGCGCGATCCTCTCGGCCCGCCGCCGCAAGGGCCGCGCCGAGCTGTCGGCCTGA
- a CDS encoding ribonuclease P protein component has protein sequence MLPRSARLRRSQDVSGTVRRGARAGRPLLVVHLDLGDPAAGPLEADAGRPRDLAPEHPSRPGPGPRAAFVVGRGVGGSVVRHRVARRLRHLVAPRLAALPEGSRLVVRALPPAATASSAALAADLDSALEAARRRGTRSRQPAAAAAGTPS, from the coding sequence GTGCTGCCGCGCAGCGCGCGGTTGCGGCGCAGCCAGGACGTGAGCGGGACGGTCCGCCGCGGTGCGCGGGCCGGCCGGCCCCTCCTCGTCGTCCACCTCGACCTCGGGGACCCCGCGGCGGGTCCCCTCGAGGCCGACGCCGGCCGTCCGCGCGACCTCGCACCCGAGCACCCCTCCCGCCCCGGGCCCGGACCGCGGGCGGCCTTCGTCGTGGGCCGGGGCGTCGGCGGCTCCGTGGTGCGCCACCGGGTCGCCCGCCGGCTGCGCCACCTCGTCGCGCCCCGCCTCGCCGCGCTGCCCGAGGGCAGCCGCCTCGTGGTGCGCGCCCTGCCGCCGGCGGCCACGGCGAGCTCCGCGGCGCTGGCCGCCGACCTCGACAGCGCCCTCGAGGCGGCGCGTCGGCGCGGCACCCGGAGCCGTCAGCCGGCCGCGGCTGCGGCGGGGACACCGTCATGA
- the yidD gene encoding membrane protein insertion efficiency factor YidD, with the protein MTPLRAVRRALDATVGRVLRWLLTGLIVGYRTFLSPLLGPRCRFYPSCSAYGLEAISVHGAAKGTALTVARICRCNPWNAGGVDHVPPRGRWRPDPYISLESASGGSGASTPGPDAGGPTAPDAGTRAPAPDQPGAGTPAGTLPPTHDRSVA; encoded by the coding sequence ATGACGCCGCTCCGGGCGGTGCGCCGGGCCCTCGACGCGACCGTCGGCCGCGTCCTGCGCTGGCTGCTCACCGGCCTCATCGTGGGGTACCGGACCTTCCTGTCCCCGCTGCTGGGTCCGCGCTGCCGCTTCTACCCGAGCTGCTCGGCGTACGGCCTCGAGGCGATCTCGGTGCACGGCGCGGCGAAGGGCACGGCGCTGACCGTGGCCCGGATCTGCCGCTGCAACCCCTGGAACGCCGGCGGCGTCGACCACGTGCCGCCGCGCGGACGGTGGCGGCCGGACCCCTACATCTCGCTCGAGTCCGCGTCAGGCGGGTCCGGCGCGAGCACCCCCGGGCCCGACGCCGGCGGGCCGACCGCGCCCGACGCCGGCACGCGGGCGCCGGCCCCCGACCAGCCCGGAGCCGGGACACCGGCCGGGACCCTCCCCCCGACCCACGACCGGAGCGTCGCGTGA
- the yidC gene encoding membrane protein insertase YidC — translation MTLNPLSWLESIVSWILVQFHVVFGALLGQDSGWAWALSIVGLVIVIRIALIPLFVRQIKSQRNLQILQPRMKEIQAKYAGDRERQSQEMMALYKETGTNPLASCLPILAQAPIFFALFRVLNYGVAKGIPYGVMTQEQVDSAYHSTIFGVPLWATFTGADLTPNQAATHVVTAVLIVLMTITTFTTQRQLIVKNTARDNPMAQQQRILLYVFPIFFAVTGINFPVGVLIYWLTTNLWSMGQQFYVIRNNPQPGTPAYTAWEERQAARRARRHGGVDPEAIAPPPAAPQPRQQPQRQTRSQRKKQGGSAPTPPRTDGDAGADPQT, via the coding sequence GTGACCCTCAACCCGTTGTCCTGGCTCGAGTCGATCGTGAGCTGGATCCTGGTCCAGTTCCACGTCGTCTTCGGGGCGCTGCTCGGCCAAGACTCCGGCTGGGCGTGGGCGCTGTCGATCGTCGGCCTGGTCATCGTCATCCGGATCGCGCTGATCCCGCTGTTCGTGCGCCAGATCAAGAGCCAGCGCAACCTGCAGATCCTCCAGCCGAGGATGAAGGAGATCCAGGCCAAGTACGCCGGGGACCGCGAGCGCCAGAGCCAGGAGATGATGGCGCTCTACAAGGAGACGGGGACCAACCCGCTCGCGAGCTGCCTGCCGATCCTGGCGCAGGCGCCGATCTTCTTCGCCCTGTTCCGGGTGCTCAACTACGGCGTCGCCAAGGGCATCCCGTACGGGGTCATGACCCAGGAGCAGGTCGACTCGGCCTACCACTCCACGATCTTCGGCGTGCCGCTGTGGGCCACGTTCACCGGTGCCGACCTCACCCCGAACCAGGCCGCGACGCACGTCGTCACCGCGGTGCTCATCGTCCTCATGACGATCACCACCTTCACCACGCAGCGCCAGCTCATCGTGAAGAACACCGCGCGCGACAACCCGATGGCCCAGCAGCAGCGCATCCTGCTGTACGTCTTCCCGATCTTCTTCGCCGTGACCGGCATCAACTTCCCGGTCGGCGTCCTCATCTACTGGCTCACCACCAACCTGTGGTCGATGGGCCAGCAGTTCTACGTCATCCGGAACAACCCCCAGCCCGGCACCCCGGCGTACACCGCGTGGGAGGAGCGCCAGGCGGCGCGCCGGGCGCGACGCCACGGCGGCGTCGACCCCGAGGCCATCGCGCCGCCGCCGGCCGCCCCGCAGCCGCGCCAGCAGCCGCAGCGGCAGACCCGCAGCCAGCGCAAGAAGCAGGGCGGGTCGGCCCCCACCCCACCCCGGACCGACGGCGACGCCGGCGCCGACCCGCAGACCTGA
- a CDS encoding single-stranded DNA-binding protein, whose translation MTESTPATEPETIAPDPTDGDAAAPAEATTGRPARAGRGSGSVGHLEQEGDIAADYLEGLLDIADLDGDIDMDVEGDRALVSIVGGDVEHLVGDRGEVLDALQELTRLAVTRETGERSRLMLDIAGHRAARREALAALGAEAAARATSTGEPVRLEPMTPFERKVVHDAVAAAGLTSESEGVEPRRYVVVLPGS comes from the coding sequence ATGACTGAGAGCACCCCCGCGACCGAGCCCGAGACGATCGCCCCCGACCCCACCGACGGGGACGCCGCCGCGCCGGCCGAGGCCACCACGGGCCGTCCCGCCCGCGCCGGGCGTGGATCCGGCTCGGTCGGGCACCTCGAGCAGGAGGGCGACATCGCCGCCGACTACCTCGAGGGCCTGCTCGACATCGCCGACCTCGACGGCGACATCGACATGGACGTCGAGGGCGACCGCGCGCTCGTGAGCATCGTCGGCGGCGACGTCGAGCACCTCGTGGGCGACCGCGGCGAGGTCCTCGACGCGCTCCAGGAGCTCACCCGCCTCGCCGTGACCCGGGAGACGGGGGAGCGCTCGCGGCTCATGCTCGACATCGCCGGCCACCGGGCGGCCCGCCGCGAGGCCCTCGCGGCCCTCGGTGCCGAGGCCGCTGCGCGCGCCACGAGCACCGGGGAGCCGGTGCGGCTCGAGCCGATGACCCCGTTCGAGCGCAAGGTGGTCCACGACGCCGTGGCCGCCGCCGGGCTGACCAGCGAGTCCGAGGGCGTCGAGCCGCGCCGCTACGTCGTCGTCCTGCCCGGGTCCTGA